Within Aphelocoma coerulescens isolate FSJ_1873_10779 chromosome 1A, UR_Acoe_1.0, whole genome shotgun sequence, the genomic segment TAGGACACTTAGAGTCTTTACAGTGTTCATCTGACCAGTAAGAAGTGGAGTTATGCTACAGTAGAGGACTTGTATAGAAGCATTCAGTGACTCAGAATCTGACTTGTTAATCGCTTGGTGTATTTTAGCAGATGGCAGTGACTTTTCTCAACACTTTGTTAAATGCCTGATGCTGCTATTTAGTGAGTGTGTTTATGTATAAACATGCTTTAGCTATGGATGTCTCTTAAAGCAGGTAAATTGCTGCTATATGGCCTGGAGTAATACAACACAGTTATGAAGATCCATAACTAATTCTGCTTATTTTAAGTTGGAGTTTTAGGGTATGAGCTGAACAGATTTTACTTCAAAAAattgaaacacacacacagttcAATACACCAAATATTCTTTAATTTGTTCAGACAGCTTCTGCTTGTGATGGGCTTTATAATGAGCATCTGACTCTTTTATGTTCTTGTATTTTAAGAATTACTTTTTTCAAGATTGTTATTCTGCCAGAAATCCCTGACAGCTTCAGTGCAATAGAGATATTTCATTCTGCTGTCAGCAAACAACATTTATAGTCTTCAGGAGCCCACTTACAGAATAAAAGAAGAGATTTAGTGAGGTATTTTTGTGGCATTTTAAGTGATGTTTGTTCACTCAATATTTTTGTCATCCAGTTTTGCTATATTAGTATCAGGTCATTACTGTTTTATCTTGCAATCTTGCATGTGCGGTATAGATGCAATATTTTGCAACTTGCATATTTTAATTACCAGGAGTTAATCACAGGAATATCAAAAGAATTACCTAATTTCAAAATTGCCAAATTCTTCAGAAATTCCCCTTAGTTTGTTAAACCTTTAACCTTTGGacttctgtttggtttttgttttgttgtttttttatttttttttaatacagcaaACAGACAAAACTATCTAAAAAACCtgcaacaaacagccccacCCCCCAGTAAAATTTTGCAGCTGCTTGAAGCCAAGAACAACTTTGTGCTTTTGGCTAGAAAGTGTGTGTAGTCATGTATTTTGCTGAGAACAAAACCAGAAGgcagagaagattttttttttttctttcctccctttcttCCTTTGGAATCGGAGTGTAGGTTTTCAGCTAATGTGTCAAGGATCTATGCTTATTCTGCAGAACTATTTCAACTGTTGTGCACTGTGTGGCATTGGCTCAAGGATTATGAGAATGGTGAGGCTGAGCTGATGGGCAGTGTGGTATGAGCAGACTTGCTAATTGCTTCTAGGTCCTGTGCAGCCCTTTAGACCAGACATACACAGCTGACAAGATTGTCTGTCATTTGGCATGGCTGGGTGTAGCTGTTCTCTTGAGAGTGCAAATAGATATTTATTAAAGTAGACTGCTGCAAAAGAAATTGGGTGAGGAGGTTGAGCAGGTGTATGGGTCTTACCAGTCAGTTAGCAGTGGAGGGCTGGATGAACTTGAGCTCAGCTGTTTGTGTTTAATTACCTCTTCATAGTGAAAAGTTGGCAGAAAACCCTAATTTAAATACCCCCTTCTGATCCAGTAGGTGAATCTAGAGTTGGAGTTCAAAACTGAGCCTGATACTTCATAGTAAGTGGCACTGGACAAAAAGAGGCAGGCTAAACAATGTAAATGTTAAGGAGCAATGTAGAACTACTCTCTCTCCTGAGACTTTGTACAGTGATCTTCTGCATATGCTGTGTTCCCCTACTCctccctgtatttttttttttgactacCTGTATAGTAACTTGGTAGGTGATAGGTGAGGTAAAGTCATAATCTATAGCTCCACTCCTCATGAGTTATTTGACAGTTAAAAGCACATGCAGAAGACTGCTTGTGTACCACAGTGTTGTTGTTTCTCTGGGTAGGTACAGGGTGTTGGTGTACCTAACACGAGTGTTACGTTTTGGTAGGGTTAGAAGCCTGCTCTGTTGACAGTGAGAATAACTATAACTATAGAcaacaatttttatttcttttttattttgtccaTTGACTGTGTTCTGCTGAAGTCTGGATTGGTTTTATGCAGTAGATTCTGGTTTTTCTTAGACTTTacatgcaagaaaaaaattgaaacttgGTACTTAAAACATATGATTGAAGTGTCTGAAGAAGAGGGGCAGTTATAAGCGAAGTACTTCTAACTTTCCATTAGAAGATAAGTAATTCCTAGTCAAGTAGTCTGGGATGGGGAGTTCGTCATTGCTAGTATGAGTGCCTTCCTGCTTTCCTGAGTGGACTGTGTTTGAGTAGAAAACACTCTGAAATTAGTATTTTTTCTCTAAGCTTCTAAAGAACACCTCTCAAATAAAAAGTATATGGGGTTGAGGCGGGGAGCTGTGATTGTAggttgcaggaagaaaagagaatgcAGTGTCTGGTAAATATTTAGGGAGGGGTTAGAAGATGTTTCATCAGAAGTCTGTTTAAATTGTAAAGAATTTTGGAGAATTAGGCTGAGATCTACAAttctaaacaaaaaaatctgtatctGTTTGGACCTGAGGTCTGTGCATTTGTTTTATAAAGTACTTCAGTGACTTTGGAATGAAGTGAAGCACTTGTGCTCCCTCTGCTGGGTATGTAGTAGCTGTAATAGAGAATTTATCATAGAACCATAAAGCTGCTCAGCTTCTAGTTCCACTGTACCCTCTCaattaataaatacatttcaGCCTTTTCTCTTAACACATTGTTTTGGGGCTAATACTGTTCTAGTGAAGTAATTTCCACTATTGAACCTGTAACTGACAGTTGCAGTGTATAACTTTATCCAGCAATGTGTGTAACTTCAAAAAACTTGGTAATGCAAGGTGTATGAGGTGTTAATGCAAAGTTAAAAGTATTAACAAAGTAATAatacttatttttaaacatagcctaataaaaaagaaaatattgtgtCATCTAGAAGAAGCAGATCCGCATCTCCCATCCTGGAGTTAGCTTTGAGGGGGATATTTGCTTTGAGCGTGAAATGTGCAGTAAAGCATAGGGAATGATCTGTGTTTAATGCCTATAAAAGTTTGGTGCTTCATGCTGTTAGATTGTGAGAGATCTGTGTCAGGCTTGATTGTTTAAACCTTCTGTTACATGAAAATTGTTAATTTCATCCCTGTATGTGGAACCTTTTAAGATCATGAAGTGTCTCCCCCTGACCCTGTGGCTGAAGATTAGTTCCTGTTGAAATGTAGGCTGTGCATAAACAGTTCCCAACTCTGCTTGAGAGAATAGAACCCCATCTGTGTAGAGAAGGTGATGCTTTCTGCTTATGCTCATAGATTTATTTTTGTGCGTGCGTGTGTGTAGGCAGGAAATATAATGGTCCTGAAAGCTTCATGTCTGCTGTCCATGACTCGATGTAACTTCTCCTAGTGTTAGCTCATTCAAGGGCAGTGAGCAAATTAGCAGTTTTTACTGTTGGGTATTATCTATTCAGTTGTGTATTTGAACAACAGTGTGCTCAAATGTAAGTATTATGGTCAACACTACTAATCTAGCTAGCTATTCATTAATGAATGTATTAGGATCCACTTTTTTTTGATTGTAGACATGTTGCTTTTAGAGTATGCATGCTATTTTGGCCTTTGGTTGTGAGTATCTGATGTTTGGAGCTGGTTTTCATGTATATGATCATGTGTTTGATGCTTGAATAGACCTATTCTCAAGATGAAGTTACTGAGACTGTCTGGACAAGTGGATCTTCAAAAAGTGGACCTCTGCAGGCATTTTCTAGGGAGACTACAAGAGTGTCAAGAAGAACACCAAGAAAAAGGGTGATGAGAGGCTTTTATAATagacaagctttttttttttctctcactctTAGGGTCCCAGTGGCTCTTCTATTCAATTgttgtcttttgtttgttttaaacaaaCAGGTGGAAGCTACAGCACAGTTGCCTATAGATGATGCTGTAATATCAGAAAATACTTCCATAAATGAAACTATATTGGCTGCAAGCAACAAGACCCTAGTAAATATTCTTAGTAAATATGTTTAATCAATTGTGGTATTCTTCTGTAACATATCTTCACTGACAGAATCATTCTGTTTTGGACAAATAGAAGACTATTTTAAAGAAAGTAAGACTATTCAGTAGTCTTTGAAACCACATACTCAGTATCTGTTTTAATATGTAATGCTCACTTTGAGATGGGACTAGGTTGACACCTAGGTgtcttttggggggggagggctGAAAAGAATCACTTTAAAAGCTTAGTTACTTTCTTAATTTAAGTACATGCAGAGTATTTGCTTTTAAGTTTGGCTTTTCTAGTGAACTAAATAACTTTTGTTTCTAAATGGCTTAAAGGAAACTACTTGGAATGATAACCAGTGTGTTTCCTGTGCTGACCTTGGAGTATGTGTCACATAACCTTCTTGAGTTAACTTCTAACACGCATATATTCAATGCACATaaaggttttgttgtttggttctGCCACCTTGCCCCTTTGCATTTTGTATTTTGGCTGTTTCTGAGTTTGAACAATTTTGAATCTCGGCAGGTTGGCAATAGGGTGCCTGGAAATTTCAAGCATGCAGCTCCTACACTGTCAGTCAGTGAACTCTCAGACATGCCCAGAAGAACACCAAAGAAACCACTGATGGCAGCTGaagtaaataaattaaaacttaGATTGCTCTTGCTTACTCTCTGTGAACAAAATTCTCGTGTGCATGTGCTTATTTCTTAGTACAGAGGGGGTGGAGGATGTCATTGCCCAGGTGACACCAGTCAAAATAAACTAGTGTTGTCACATGACATGAGAATTTAAACTTATTTTTATCTTCCCCTTTcagatttgtgtgtgtgtgaaaatctgcttttttcttttttcctaagaCAAATATGTTTTGATATGTtatttctccttgtgctgctatTTTTCTGAACAGagtatagatttttttcttttaaattctttgaATAGCTCAAAATAGAGTAGACTTGGGTTGTCTCCCTTTGAGCTTGTGAAACAGCCAATTCTGAAAAAACATAATGTACTTTAATTTAGGAAATTAAGGAGTAGGATTACTATAGACCAAATGCCTGAATTTAAAAAGCATCTGTAGATTCCTGTCAGTTATCAAGAAAGTAAATAATTCTTTTACTGTTAACCTGTTCAAGCTGTCAAAAGTTATGTCTCTTGGAGAACTGTCTAAAGCACCTGCAAGTATATGTAATTGTATTAATGTAATACTGTAATGTGGAATTTTACATTGCAAGATACCGTTTGTCTGTTCGTGTAGCTGTAGATAAAGCTGCTATTAACACTTCATTTACAATATGACTGCAGTGTAGACTTAGTTGTCAAGTAGAAGGTTGTGGGTAAACTTATGATTAATTCCAAACTGCTGatggtttttttcagtcagtATTTTACTGTACTGTGGCATTGTTTATTACAGCAAGAAGAGACAGATTACCCACAtcactgctttttaaattatgcTGGCCACAACCACTCCTGTGATCTGCTCAACACAGCCATGATAGAGGTGATGGTTAAGTTTTTTTGATCATCTACATCATCGGCTGGCAGGCTATAGGATTTATACAATGTATTCTTTATCTTAAAGGAAACTGAGGAGATCGCTGGATGCTTTGAGACACTAAAAGTGACTGGCTGGATGCCAATAATTAAGGTTAAACAAACTTCTAAAACTCAAGAAGCAGACTTCTTGAATGTCACTGGGTGACTCATTCATTCTTACAAATTGCACGTGGTTGTGGTCTCTGAGATAGCTATGCAgaagctttttgttttgctgtctgTTTGGCCTCTAACTTTTTTGTTTCCTAGGTGTTGGAGAGAActacagaagaaagaagagtaGAAAGGGATATTCTTAAAGAAATGTTCCCTTATGAAGTATCAACACCTACAGGAATTAGGTATTTCTAAGgtttatgggggtttttttctcagttcttgTAAACCTACTTAAGCTGCGAAATACTTTTTGATTATATTGATAGATTTCTGAGGAACAGTTTTTGCACTCTGGCTCAATGACATTTGTGACAGCCACCAGTTCTTCCATTCTGTGTACATAGTTTTGTTAGCAAAGCAGCCACCTCTTTATTTAAATTGGAGGAGGGAGAACAAGGTAGTACTGTAGTAGGAATTATTACTGGAATTTCTGGATGTGGAATTTAAATGGAAAGGGCTTTTCTGTAGTAATAATTTGCAGTATTTAAGTTTTTAGCTAGATGCAGCTGCTTAGACCTGCTTTTAAATTAAGGAAATATCTTGCAGCATATATTTGAGTTTTCTTTTGCAAAGCCAGAAGGAACTTTCATATACCCTACTTCTTCATTTACGTGGCAGTCATGTTGATTATGCTTAGCATGAATAAGGATGGCATCTAGGAAAGGCTattacttggggttttttttgtttgggtttttttttgggttttttttttgcatctttatatttaaaaattgaaacaacCTTCTAGTTAATTAGGCAATTTTAAAAACTGCTCTGTTTAGAGGATATGAGAAAAAGTTTCCCCATGTTAAGATGTGAAATCATCTCCTGTGTTTCCAACGTGTTAATTATAGCTTCAATTTAAACTGCAGTTGCATAAAGTCTTACTTGTAAGGTGAATATATAGTACCAGTTAGTACTACTGTAGTGTACCTGCTAACCACTCAAGTTTGCTCTCTTGTTTTGAAGTCTAGTTAAATCcataccacttttttttttcttttaaataaaaatcatatATGTGTACTCCTTGTATATAAGAACTTGGCAGAGtacatggggttttttaatccTTACTGCTTTGTCTTCTGGCTCTGTGTATTGCCTTGGCCATCAGTAGCTATTTTATTGGCCAGAGATAATCTTATGTTTAGAAATCCCAGGGCCGCTTAAGGGGCTGCTTAAGTGAtcattaaaaaagcaaatagaGGGAGATGCTTTCTACAGTTTGACTGCCAGTTATGATCCTTTTTATGTGGATAAGGTGAAGTAgcatttgagattttttttttaaagatagttTGCTTGAACACTGAATTACTAACTTTAATGTGTCTTGAAGCTTGACAGATAATGATAAAATAGTATTTCAGGTACTGTATTCACCAGAAATaattcttagttctttaattatACCAAAACTTCCCTATGTACTTTAGATTGCTCTTTTAAATATGCAgtatttcaattttctttttttaattaacagtgCTAGCTGCCGTAGACCAATCAAAGGAGCTGCAAGCCGGCCTCTAGAGCACAGTGACTTCATAATGGAGGAAAGTTACTCTAAGTATGCGCAAAAATACGGAACTTCGGCTGACATCAAGTCGGAGAAACCACCAATAAAAAAAGAACGCTCTGTTCCCCTGTGGATAAAAGTTCTtctctttgttgttgtttcagtCTTCATGTTTTTGGTTTATCAGTCAATGGAAACTAATCAAGGAAATCCCTTCTCTAAATACATGAATATTGTCACTCAGAGCGGTGCCAAGTGAATATCTTTCTGAAAGGCACACCCAATTTGATCTCCTGTTTTTTAATTGTAGAGAACTCTTCTGCCCTCTCATCGGCTCAAGGACTTCTTACAAATAATGTGATTGGAACCTGATAAATTGGATAAATGAAGAAATATTAAATGGACATCGGTAACTTTCTGGACTTTGGACTAGTAGGAGATCACTGCCATAGgagtaacatttttttaaatctttgaaCTTTTTGtaggctttatttttttaatgtggacaTCCTTTAAATTCACTTTTGAGAAAATGTATATTTGTTTTTGCAAGAACTTGGAAGCTGAGAAGGGCAAAAATGTAGTAAAATGTGAAGCTgtgtttttaaagcttttcctTTGTACAGAAAAGAAGTTGTACTTCTGTCTCTAGATTATAGTGGAGAAGGGTTTTAACACGGGATAAAGGGAAATGCATTTCTGTATGCATTTTTTGGTAATGATATAACTGAATTTGATCTCTTAGGATGTAGATAGAGTACAACAGCAACCTTTTCTGTAGATTACTGTAACTTTTTAGTAAATGTAACTGTAAACCTGTTTGCATTTCTGTAAAAGTCTTAGTATCATATTAGTAACTGTTTAAATGTAACTTCATTTAAATGTATCCCTTCATTTTAGTGCTTACAGTGTTGTAGGAGCTGAATACAAATCTAATTGGCAAGAGATGTCTTAGAGGAACTTTATTTATTAGTAATATGTGTGGGAAATAAAAACTACATCATAATAATTTGCTACTAAAATACTTTTTTGGGTCAAGATTGTTATCTGAAGCAGTCTAAATTCCAACCTTAGCAgtggtcttttttcttttctaaaaaagCGAGGTCTTTCCAACACAGCTTTATGTGATTATCTTTAAATAGTCATGTAGAGAAGTATTCTCAAAGTGTGAAAATTCCATATGAAGTTTTATTCTTGTATGAAGAGGGCATTGCTGCATATTCTGCTACAGTTTCATCTTTTAAGGTGAGATTTACTACTTTCATGCCATTGACTATTCTTCTCAGTGGAAGCATGCTGAAACACTCTCTATTGTGTAACTTGGTTGAGCAGGCAGCTGACTTCACTACTACCAATGAAGAGTGATAagcaacaatttttttaaagtgaatgtATACATTTTTGGTGTGCTTAAATCTGCAGCATACAGATGTTCAGTCTTATTGCTTGGTACAAAATTGCAATAAATCATACTACTTATTCTTTAAGTGCTACTTATAAAAAGCTGAGAACATTAGTTAATAGTCAATATCTTTTTACTCTAGGTACAATTATTGTGTAGACTATAGCTATGGGGAAGCTTTACTTTCT encodes:
- the TMPO gene encoding thymopoietin isoform X1 translates to MPEFLADPSVLTKEKLKSELIANNVSLPGGEQRKDVYVQLYLQHLTARNPPALAQPDFSSDEEREPTPLGARSRGAATAGRKATKKTDKPRPEEKDDLDITEMSNEDLQEQLMKYGVNPGPIVATTRKLYEKKLLKLMEQGPELKAPVPLPAISTTENTRQNGNNDSDQYSDNEEDPKTELRLEKREPLKARTKTPVALKQKRVVEHNQTYSQDEVTETVWTSGSSKSGPLQAFSRETTRVSRRTPRKRVEATAQLPIDDAVISENTSINETILAASNKTLVGNRVPGNFKHAAPTLSVSELSDMPRRTPKKPLMAAEQEETDYPHHCFLNYAGHNHSCDLLNTAMIEETEEIAGCFETLKVTGWMPIIKVLERTTEERRVERDILKEMFPYEVSTPTGISASCRRPIKGAASRPLEHSDFIMEESYSKYAQKYGTSADIKSEKPPIKKERSVPLWIKVLLFVVVSVFMFLVYQSMETNQGNPFSKYMNIVTQSGAK
- the TMPO gene encoding thymopoietin isoform X3, with amino-acid sequence MPEFLADPSVLTKEKLKSELIANNPDFSSDEEREPTPLGARSRGAATAGRKATKKTDKPRPEEKDDLDITEMSNEDLQEQLMKYGVNPGPIVATTRKLYEKKLLKLMEQGPELKAPVPLPAISTTENTRQNGNNDSDQYSDNEEDPKTELRLEKREPLKARTKTPVALKQKRVVEHNQTYSQDEVTETVWTSGSSKSGPLQAFSRETTRVSRRTPRKRVEATAQLPIDDAVISENTSINETILAASNKTLVGNRVPGNFKHAAPTLSVSELSDMPRRTPKKPLMAAEQEETDYPHHCFLNYAGHNHSCDLLNTAMIEETEEIAGCFETLKVTGWMPIIKVLERTTEERRVERDILKEMFPYEVSTPTGISASCRRPIKGAASRPLEHSDFIMEESYSKYAQKYGTSADIKSEKPPIKKERSVPLWIKVLLFVVVSVFMFLVYQSMETNQGNPFSKYMNIVTQSGAK
- the TMPO gene encoding thymopoietin isoform X6; this encodes MPEFLADPSVLTKEKLKSELIANNKATKKTDKPRPEEKDDLDITEMSNEDLQEQLMKYGVNPGPIVATTRKLYEKKLLKLMEQGPELKAPVPLPAISTTENTRQNGNNDSDQYSDNEEDPKTELRLEKREPLKARTKTPVALKQKRVVEHNQTYSQDEVTETVWTSGSSKSGPLQAFSRETTRVSRRTPRKRVEATAQLPIDDAVISENTSINETILAASNKTLVGNRVPGNFKHAAPTLSVSELSDMPRRTPKKPLMAAEQEETDYPHHCFLNYAGHNHSCDLLNTAMIEETEEIAGCFETLKVTGWMPIIKVLERTTEERRVERDILKEMFPYEVSTPTGISASCRRPIKGAASRPLEHSDFIMEESYSKYAQKYGTSADIKSEKPPIKKERSVPLWIKVLLFVVVSVFMFLVYQSMETNQGNPFSKYMNIVTQSGAK
- the TMPO gene encoding thymopoietin isoform X2; this encodes MPEFLADPSVLTKEKLKSELIANNVSLPGGEQRKDVYVQLYLQHLTARNPPALAQPDFSSDEEREPTPLGARSRGAATAGRKATKKTDKPRPEEKDDLDITEMSNEDLQEQLMKYGVNPGPIVATTRKLYEKKLLKLMEQGPELKAPVPLPAISTTENTRQNGNNDSDQYSDNEEDPKTELRLEKREPLKARTKTPVALKQKRVVEHNQTYSQDEVTETVWTSGSSKSGPLQAFSRETTRVSRRTPRKRVMRGFYNRQAFFFSLTLRVPVALLFNCCLLFVLNKQVEATAQLPIDDAVISENTSINETILAASNKTLVGNRVPGNFKHAAPTLSVSELSDMPRRTPKKPLMAAEVLERTTEERRVERDILKEMFPYEVSTPTGISASCRRPIKGAASRPLEHSDFIMEESYSKYAQKYGTSADIKSEKPPIKKERSVPLWIKVLLFVVVSVFMFLVYQSMETNQGNPFSKYMNIVTQSGAK
- the TMPO gene encoding thymopoietin isoform X5 produces the protein MPEFLADPSVLTKEKLKSELIANNVSLPGGEQRKDVYVQLYLQHLTARNPPALAQPDFSSDEEREPTPLGARSRGAATAGRKATKKTDKPRPEEKDDLDITEMSNEDLQEQLMKYGVNPGPIVATTRKLYEKKLLKLMEQGPELKAPVPLPAISTTENTRQNGNNDSDQYSDNEEDPKTELRLEKREPLKARTKTPVALKQKRVVEHNQTYSQDEVTETVWTSGSSKSGPLQAFSRETTRVSRRTPRKRVEATAQLPIDDAVISENTSINETILAASNKTLVGNRVPGNFKHAAPTLSVSELSDMPRRTPKKPLMAAEVLERTTEERRVERDILKEMFPYEVSTPTGISASCRRPIKGAASRPLEHSDFIMEESYSKYAQKYGTSADIKSEKPPIKKERSVPLWIKVLLFVVVSVFMFLVYQSMETNQGNPFSKYMNIVTQSGAK
- the TMPO gene encoding thymopoietin isoform X4, with product MPEFLADPSVLTKEKLKSELIANNVSLPGGEQRKDVYVQLYLQHLTARNPPALAQPDFSSDEEREPTPLGARSRGAATAGRKATKKTDKPRPEEKDDLDITEMSNEDLQEQLMKYGVNPGPIVATTRKLYEKKLLKLMEQGPELKAPVPLPAISTTENTRQNGNNDSDQYSDNEEDPKTELRLEKREPLKARTKTPVALKQKRVVEHNQVEATAQLPIDDAVISENTSINETILAASNKTLVGNRVPGNFKHAAPTLSVSELSDMPRRTPKKPLMAAEQEETDYPHHCFLNYAGHNHSCDLLNTAMIEETEEIAGCFETLKVTGWMPIIKVLERTTEERRVERDILKEMFPYEVSTPTGISASCRRPIKGAASRPLEHSDFIMEESYSKYAQKYGTSADIKSEKPPIKKERSVPLWIKVLLFVVVSVFMFLVYQSMETNQGNPFSKYMNIVTQSGAK
- the TMPO gene encoding thymopoietin isoform X7; translated protein: MPEFLADPSVLTKEKLKSELIANNVSLPGGEQRKDVYVQLYLQHLTARNPPALAQPDFSSDEEREPTPLGARSRGAATAGRKATKKTDKPRPEEKDDLDITEMSNEDLQEQLMKYGVNPGPIVATTRKLYEKKLLKLMEQGPELKAPVPLPAISTTENTRQNGNNDSDQYSDNEEDPKTELRLEKREPLKARTKTPVALKQKRVVEHNQVGNRVPGNFKHAAPTLSVSELSDMPRRTPKKPLMAAEQEETDYPHHCFLNYAGHNHSCDLLNTAMIEETEEIAGCFETLKVTGWMPIIKVLERTTEERRVERDILKEMFPYEVSTPTGISASCRRPIKGAASRPLEHSDFIMEESYSKYAQKYGTSADIKSEKPPIKKERSVPLWIKVLLFVVVSVFMFLVYQSMETNQGNPFSKYMNIVTQSGAK